In the genome of Acetonema longum DSM 6540, one region contains:
- a CDS encoding gamma carbonic anhydrase family protein, whose amino-acid sequence MAQLHAYKDKFPKVKDNALLFPSAEITGDVEIGEKTIIGAGVKIIGDSHGPVRIGNNVQILENSVLHLLPDNELHIEDDVIIGPGCMIHGCHIGSGTVVEPGAIVCDHSRVGRNCVVRAGSVVKQRSLFPDQVVLEGFPAKMDDSAGGVLSRPSWRLSYEAVARLIRDK is encoded by the coding sequence ATGGCACAGCTTCATGCGTATAAAGACAAGTTTCCCAAAGTGAAAGACAATGCGCTCCTGTTTCCCTCCGCGGAGATTACCGGCGATGTGGAGATCGGCGAGAAAACCATCATTGGCGCGGGCGTCAAAATCATCGGCGATTCGCACGGGCCGGTACGCATCGGCAATAATGTGCAAATCCTGGAAAACAGTGTGCTGCACCTGCTCCCGGACAACGAGCTGCATATTGAAGATGACGTCATTATTGGTCCCGGCTGCATGATTCATGGCTGCCATATCGGCAGCGGAACAGTTGTTGAACCGGGGGCGATCGTTTGTGATCATAGCAGGGTGGGAAGAAATTGTGTTGTACGGGCCGGCAGTGTGGTCAAACAAAGAAGTCTGTTTCCCGATCAGGTTGTGCTGGAAGGATTCCCGGCAAAAATGGACGATTCGGCGGGCGGTGTATTGTCCCGGCCGTCCTGGCGTCTTTCTTACGAAGCAGTAGCTCGTCTGATCCGGGACAAATGA